GGCGGCCAGCATCGCGCCGGCCCTGCCCTCGATCCGCATCAGCACCGTGCCGGCCGGAACGCGGCTGCCATCGGCTACGTCGCAATCGAGTGTCACGCCGTCGTCCATCCGGCGGAAGAAGGCGGCGGCGATCTCGATCCCCGCAACCACAATCTCCTCGCGGCAATTCATCGTCGCGGAGAAGCGTGCCTCGGCCGGAATGGTCGCGGCGGAAGTGACATCCCCGCCCTCGCCCAGGTCTTCGGCCAGGGTGCGGGTGACGTATTCGTCGAGGTCGAAGCCGTTGATCATGGCGTTGCTCATGGAGCGGGCGGCCCGCCGGCTCAAGCCTCGGCGGGATCGGCTAGCACTTCCGCCTTGTGCCAGCCGCCGTCGTCCTTGGTGAAGCGGGTCGGCTCGGCGGTCTCGAAGGCGGCGCCGGTCCACCGCTTGAGCCCGAGCGTCACCGACCCTGCTTCGACCTCGAGGATGTTGAAGCTCTGCTCCTCCTCGCGCAGCCGGACCGAGGTGGCGGTGCCGGCCTGCACCACCAGCGCCCCGCCCGCGCGGGTGACGAGATCGCGGGCCTGATGGGTCGAGGCGCGATGGTTGTGCCCGGCCAGCAGCAGGTCGATGCCAAGCTCGTTCACCACGTCGAGCGCCTTTTCCTGCCGGCCGATCGGGCGGCCGAGGATACCCTCGTCGCTGACCGGCAGCGCGAACAGCGGGTGGTGGGTGACCAGCACCTTGAGGTCGCCGACCGGCGCCTCGGCGAAATGGCTGCGGACAAAGTCGCGCTGCTCCGAATTGATCCGCCCATCCTTGATGGTCAGCGACCGCGCCGTGTTGAGGCCTAGCACCGACACGCCGTCGAGCCGGTGCCACGGGCAAAGCGTGTCATCGATATATTTCTTGTAGCGGGCCAGCGGCGACAGGAAGCGGCGGAACACGTCGTACAGGGGCACGTCATGATTGCCCGGCACCGCCAGCATCTCGTGCCCCGCATCGCGCAGCTTGGCGAGAAAGCGGCAGGCTTCCTGATATTGCTCGGTCTTCGCCCGCTGGGTGAAATCACCGCTGATGATGACGAGGTCGGGCGCAGCGGTGTCGACCTCCGCCAGGACTGCGTCGACGATCCTGTCGTCGTGCGCGCCGAAGTGAAGGTCAGAAAGATGTACGAGACGGGCCATGGAGGCTTAATGCGCCGACAGGGCGGCTTGTTTCGTGCGGCCTCGCGCTTAGGGTGCCCAGCCCATGGATCGCACCACCGCAAACACCGGCACGCGCGAGGTGTCCGAGCGCCTCCG
Above is a window of Sphingomonas glaciei DNA encoding:
- a CDS encoding metallophosphoesterase family protein gives rise to the protein MARLVHLSDLHFGAHDDRIVDAVLAEVDTAAPDLVIISGDFTQRAKTEQYQEACRFLAKLRDAGHEMLAVPGNHDVPLYDVFRRFLSPLARYKKYIDDTLCPWHRLDGVSVLGLNTARSLTIKDGRINSEQRDFVRSHFAEAPVGDLKVLVTHHPLFALPVSDEGILGRPIGRQEKALDVVNELGIDLLLAGHNHRASTHQARDLVTRAGGALVVQAGTATSVRLREEEQSFNILEVEAGSVTLGLKRWTGAAFETAEPTRFTKDDGGWHKAEVLADPAEA